The following proteins are encoded in a genomic region of Canis lupus familiaris isolate Mischka breed German Shepherd chromosome 6, alternate assembly UU_Cfam_GSD_1.0, whole genome shotgun sequence:
- the IGSF6 gene encoding immunoglobulin superfamily member 6 isoform X2, whose product MHTAHHRTRTPQEMETVKGSRIVLGLEINLILFYVGAARGCRVSVSQPPYLEVDYNQEAATIQCSFTHMGCPSQQPKSLWFRYGVDQPENLCLDRCTNNAGKFTVKEALTENQVTLTVNRVMLNDSAIYICGIIFPNSKEPGAKQTGEGTTLVVRERKELHSLLIAVLSLLSIYITGALVIFIVLSKSKSNSLRNKETEDSRKKKSARRIFQEIAQELYSKRHMETTT is encoded by the exons ATGCATACTGCCCACCACCGCACACGCACACCCCAAGAAATGGAGACTGTGAAGGGAAGCAGGATCGTTCTTGGCCTGGAAATCAATCTGATTCTCTTTTATGTCG GTGCTGCACGTGGCTGCAGAGTCTCTGTCTCACAACCACCTTACCTTGAAGTGGATTACAATCAAGAGGCTGCAACCATTCAGTGTTCCTTCACCCACATGGGGTGCCCTTCACAGCAACCAAAAAGCCTGTGGTTTCGCTATGGTGTAGACCAACCTGAGAACCTATGCTTGGATAGATGCACCAACAATGCGGGCAAATTCACAGTGAAGGAAGCCCTGACAGAAAACCAAGTCACCCTCACTGTAAACAGGGTGATGTTGAATGACAGTGCAATCTATATCTGTGGGATCATCTTTCCCAATTCAAAGGAACCCGGAGCGAAGCAGACCGGAGAAGGGACCACATTGGTTGTAAGAG aaaggaaggaactgCACAGTCTCCTGATAGCTGTTCTATCACTGCTCTCCATCTACATTACCGGTGCACTCGTGATCTTCATAGTCCTCTCCAAA TCAAAATCTAattctttaagaaacaaagaaacggAAGATTCACGAAAG AAGAAGAGTGCTCGACGTATTTTTCAGGAAATTGCTCAGGAACTATATAGTAAGAGACACATGGAAACAACAACCT GA
- the IGSF6 gene encoding immunoglobulin superfamily member 6 isoform X3 — translation MHTAHHRTRTPQEMETVKGSRIVLGLEINLILFYVGAARGCRVSVSQPPYLEVDYNQEAATIQCSFTHMGCPSQQPKSLWFRYGVDQPENLCLDRCTNNAGKFTVKEALTENQVTLTVNRVMLNDSAIYICGIIFPNSKEPGAKQTGEGTTLVVRERKELHSLLIAVLSLLSIYITGALVIFIVLSKSKSNSLRNKETEDSRKDKGNTYENRRVLPNYERP, via the exons ATGCATACTGCCCACCACCGCACACGCACACCCCAAGAAATGGAGACTGTGAAGGGAAGCAGGATCGTTCTTGGCCTGGAAATCAATCTGATTCTCTTTTATGTCG GTGCTGCACGTGGCTGCAGAGTCTCTGTCTCACAACCACCTTACCTTGAAGTGGATTACAATCAAGAGGCTGCAACCATTCAGTGTTCCTTCACCCACATGGGGTGCCCTTCACAGCAACCAAAAAGCCTGTGGTTTCGCTATGGTGTAGACCAACCTGAGAACCTATGCTTGGATAGATGCACCAACAATGCGGGCAAATTCACAGTGAAGGAAGCCCTGACAGAAAACCAAGTCACCCTCACTGTAAACAGGGTGATGTTGAATGACAGTGCAATCTATATCTGTGGGATCATCTTTCCCAATTCAAAGGAACCCGGAGCGAAGCAGACCGGAGAAGGGACCACATTGGTTGTAAGAG aaaggaaggaactgCACAGTCTCCTGATAGCTGTTCTATCACTGCTCTCCATCTACATTACCGGTGCACTCGTGATCTTCATAGTCCTCTCCAAA TCAAAATCTAattctttaagaaacaaagaaacggAAGATTCACGAAAG GATAAAGGCAACACTTATGAAAACAGAAGAGTACTTCCCAACTACGAAAGACCATAG
- the IGSF6 gene encoding immunoglobulin superfamily member 6 isoform X4 codes for MHTAHHRTRTPQEMETVKGSRIVLGLEINLILFYVGAARGCRVSVSQPPYLEVDYNQEAATIQCSFTHMGCPSQQPKSLWFRYGVDQPENLCLDRCTNNAGKFTVKEALTENQVTLTVNRVMLNDSAIYICGIIFPNSKEPGAKQTGEGTTLVVRERKELHSLLIAVLSLLSIYITGALVIFIVLSKDKGNTYENRRVLPNYERP; via the exons ATGCATACTGCCCACCACCGCACACGCACACCCCAAGAAATGGAGACTGTGAAGGGAAGCAGGATCGTTCTTGGCCTGGAAATCAATCTGATTCTCTTTTATGTCG GTGCTGCACGTGGCTGCAGAGTCTCTGTCTCACAACCACCTTACCTTGAAGTGGATTACAATCAAGAGGCTGCAACCATTCAGTGTTCCTTCACCCACATGGGGTGCCCTTCACAGCAACCAAAAAGCCTGTGGTTTCGCTATGGTGTAGACCAACCTGAGAACCTATGCTTGGATAGATGCACCAACAATGCGGGCAAATTCACAGTGAAGGAAGCCCTGACAGAAAACCAAGTCACCCTCACTGTAAACAGGGTGATGTTGAATGACAGTGCAATCTATATCTGTGGGATCATCTTTCCCAATTCAAAGGAACCCGGAGCGAAGCAGACCGGAGAAGGGACCACATTGGTTGTAAGAG aaaggaaggaactgCACAGTCTCCTGATAGCTGTTCTATCACTGCTCTCCATCTACATTACCGGTGCACTCGTGATCTTCATAGTCCTCTCCAAA GATAAAGGCAACACTTATGAAAACAGAAGAGTACTTCCCAACTACGAAAGACCATAG
- the IGSF6 gene encoding immunoglobulin superfamily member 6 isoform X1 gives MHTAHHRTRTPQEMETVKGSRIVLGLEINLILFYVGAARGCRVSVSQPPYLEVDYNQEAATIQCSFTHMGCPSQQPKSLWFRYGVDQPENLCLDRCTNNAGKFTVKEALTENQVTLTVNRVMLNDSAIYICGIIFPNSKEPGAKQTGEGTTLVVRERKELHSLLIAVLSLLSIYITGALVIFIVLSKSKSNSLRNKETEDSRKKKSARRIFQEIAQELYSKRHMETTTSAKRTNVTSV, from the exons ATGCATACTGCCCACCACCGCACACGCACACCCCAAGAAATGGAGACTGTGAAGGGAAGCAGGATCGTTCTTGGCCTGGAAATCAATCTGATTCTCTTTTATGTCG GTGCTGCACGTGGCTGCAGAGTCTCTGTCTCACAACCACCTTACCTTGAAGTGGATTACAATCAAGAGGCTGCAACCATTCAGTGTTCCTTCACCCACATGGGGTGCCCTTCACAGCAACCAAAAAGCCTGTGGTTTCGCTATGGTGTAGACCAACCTGAGAACCTATGCTTGGATAGATGCACCAACAATGCGGGCAAATTCACAGTGAAGGAAGCCCTGACAGAAAACCAAGTCACCCTCACTGTAAACAGGGTGATGTTGAATGACAGTGCAATCTATATCTGTGGGATCATCTTTCCCAATTCAAAGGAACCCGGAGCGAAGCAGACCGGAGAAGGGACCACATTGGTTGTAAGAG aaaggaaggaactgCACAGTCTCCTGATAGCTGTTCTATCACTGCTCTCCATCTACATTACCGGTGCACTCGTGATCTTCATAGTCCTCTCCAAA TCAAAATCTAattctttaagaaacaaagaaacggAAGATTCACGAAAG AAGAAGAGTGCTCGACGTATTTTTCAGGAAATTGCTCAGGAACTATATAGTAAGAGACACATGGAAACAACAACCT CTGCCAAGAGGACAAATGTAACAAGTGTCTga